From Psychrobacillus sp. FSL K6-2836, a single genomic window includes:
- a CDS encoding RDD family protein codes for MNANFIMRFKAFMLDYLLIFAYLVVLAIFNILIFPSVQSLFSGSLVVAQVTGFLMVTLPVSLYFIISDSVIGRQSLGKRYMGIKVVNERYEAITILHAICRTILKFLPWELSHYLVYRLVYLGDAEVPLNYYIVGGIIYTLMFAYILTTLFTKRKKSLYDIVVRTQVIKAES; via the coding sequence GTGAATGCAAATTTCATAATGCGATTCAAAGCGTTTATGCTTGATTACTTGCTTATATTTGCCTACTTGGTTGTGCTTGCTATCTTTAATATATTAATATTTCCATCTGTGCAGAGTTTATTTAGTGGCTCACTTGTAGTAGCACAAGTCACAGGATTTCTAATGGTGACTTTGCCGGTTTCACTATATTTTATTATAAGTGACTCAGTGATAGGGAGACAGTCCCTTGGAAAGAGATATATGGGGATTAAAGTAGTCAATGAACGGTATGAAGCTATTACGATACTCCATGCCATTTGTAGAACCATTCTGAAATTTCTTCCTTGGGAGCTTTCGCATTATCTAGTTTATCGTCTAGTTTACCTCGGAGATGCAGAAGTTCCATTAAATTACTATATCGTTGGTGGGATTATCTATACGCTTATGTTTGCATATATCCTAACAACGCTATTTACTAAAAGAAAAAAATCCCTTTATGATATTGTTGTCAGGACACAAGTTATAAAGGCCGAATCTTAG
- a CDS encoding AMP-binding protein: MLNEKTVGEIVKEAARKFPDTEAYVYPELGIRKTYKEFDEETDELAKAFIGMGIQKGEHVAIWSDNKREWLLSQFATGKMGAVLVTVNTNYQEKELEYLLQQSDATTLILCESYKGTSYLDIVRAICPEIIQSEKGNIHSEKFPHFKRVIVMSENEYKGMYTWSELLALADEVADETLEFALNSLHNDEVINIQYTSGTTGFPKGVMLSHKNIVNNGQLVGDYIYLTEKDRLCIPVPFFHCFGCVMGTIASVTHGTTMVIIEQFDPGKVLKIVQDEKCTALHGVPTMFIAELNHPDFNQFKLNTLRTGIMAGSICPIEVMKKVMDDMGATEITIAYGQTEASPVITQTKTDDPIEKRVSSVGQAHPGVEVKIIDPVTGDDTPAGVPGELCTRGYLVMKGYYKNDQATKSAIDNNGWLHTGDIAVMDEEGYIDITGRIKDMVIRGGENIYPKEVEEFLYQHPKVQDVQVVGVPDPKYGEELMAWVILKNGQQITSDELKEYCKGKISFHKIPKYVEFIEAYPMTASGKIQKFLLREMSKEKTEA, encoded by the coding sequence TTGTTAAATGAAAAAACAGTTGGGGAAATTGTTAAAGAAGCAGCAAGAAAATTTCCAGACACAGAAGCGTATGTGTATCCGGAACTTGGTATTCGAAAAACATATAAAGAATTTGATGAAGAAACAGATGAGCTTGCAAAAGCCTTTATCGGTATGGGTATTCAAAAAGGAGAGCATGTGGCTATTTGGTCTGACAATAAGAGAGAGTGGTTACTTAGCCAATTCGCAACAGGAAAAATGGGTGCAGTTCTAGTAACAGTGAACACAAATTATCAAGAGAAAGAACTAGAATATCTATTGCAGCAATCTGATGCTACAACTCTTATATTATGTGAATCTTATAAAGGAACTTCCTATTTAGATATTGTACGTGCAATATGCCCGGAAATCATTCAGTCGGAAAAAGGCAATATTCACTCCGAAAAGTTTCCACATTTTAAGCGTGTTATTGTAATGAGTGAGAATGAGTATAAAGGCATGTATACATGGTCGGAGCTATTGGCACTTGCTGATGAGGTTGCGGACGAAACACTGGAATTCGCTTTAAATTCACTTCACAACGATGAGGTTATTAATATTCAATATACTTCTGGAACTACTGGCTTTCCTAAAGGCGTTATGCTATCTCATAAAAACATAGTAAATAACGGACAACTTGTGGGAGATTATATATATTTGACGGAAAAAGACCGTCTTTGTATTCCAGTGCCGTTTTTCCATTGTTTTGGGTGTGTAATGGGAACAATCGCATCCGTCACACATGGGACTACAATGGTCATTATCGAACAGTTCGATCCTGGAAAAGTACTTAAAATAGTACAGGATGAAAAATGTACTGCGTTGCACGGGGTACCGACAATGTTTATCGCAGAATTGAATCATCCTGACTTTAATCAGTTTAAATTGAATACGCTGCGAACAGGTATTATGGCAGGATCCATTTGTCCAATCGAAGTGATGAAAAAAGTGATGGATGACATGGGTGCAACCGAAATAACAATAGCTTATGGACAAACGGAAGCATCTCCAGTCATTACACAAACGAAGACAGATGATCCCATTGAAAAACGTGTGTCATCAGTTGGTCAGGCACACCCAGGAGTAGAGGTTAAAATTATCGACCCAGTAACTGGAGATGATACACCAGCAGGAGTTCCTGGAGAGCTTTGTACACGAGGTTATTTAGTGATGAAGGGCTATTATAAAAACGATCAAGCAACCAAGTCGGCAATCGACAACAATGGCTGGCTTCACACAGGTGATATTGCGGTGATGGATGAGGAAGGATATATCGATATAACAGGACGTATTAAAGATATGGTCATCCGTGGCGGAGAAAACATCTATCCAAAAGAAGTAGAGGAATTTTTATATCAGCACCCTAAGGTCCAGGACGTACAGGTAGTTGGAGTACCAGATCCAAAATACGGGGAAGAGCTTATGGCATGGGTTATCTTAAAAAATGGTCAGCAAATAACTTCTGATGAGTTAAAGGAATACTGCAAAGGGAAAATTTCATTTCATAAAATACCGAAGTATGTAGAATTTATTGAGGCATATCCGATGACAGCTTCAGGAAAAATCCAAAAATTCCTCCTTCGTGAAATGTCTAAGGAGAAGACCGAGGCATAA